Proteins found in one Arthrobacter sp. U41 genomic segment:
- a CDS encoding ABC transporter ATP-binding protein, producing the protein MTTAALHTPPTTALLEVRDLKKHFPVRVRGKEQTLYAVDGVSFTINRGETLGVIGESGCGKSTVARLVVGLMKPSGGAVEIDGGDIWARGAEGRERRLGLQMVFQDPASSMDPRRTVGQAIAEPLRARQARTTNERIAEVLSLVGLKPEMAGRMPHQLSGGQQQRAAIARSLIADPSLVVHDESIASLDISIQAQILNLIVDLQDRLGVSYLFISHDLAAVQAISHRIVVMYLGEIVEAATAEQFVARPLHPYSVALRASALTPDPRIERHRESVVLEGDVPSPLNPPSGCRFRTRCPLAQKICEEIKPALAPAGDGRMVACHFPGEAKLTMQELPR; encoded by the coding sequence ATGACCACAGCAGCCCTCCACACGCCACCGACCACCGCCCTGCTGGAGGTGCGGGACCTCAAAAAGCACTTTCCGGTCAGAGTCAGGGGCAAAGAACAGACCCTGTATGCCGTCGACGGCGTCTCCTTCACCATCAATCGAGGAGAGACGCTCGGCGTGATCGGGGAGTCCGGCTGCGGCAAGTCCACGGTAGCCCGGCTCGTCGTCGGTCTGATGAAGCCGTCGGGCGGAGCCGTGGAGATCGACGGTGGGGACATCTGGGCCCGGGGCGCCGAGGGCCGGGAGCGGCGGCTCGGCTTGCAGATGGTATTTCAGGACCCTGCAAGTTCGATGGACCCAAGACGCACAGTGGGGCAGGCGATCGCCGAACCCCTGCGTGCGCGACAGGCCAGGACGACCAACGAGCGAATCGCCGAAGTGCTGTCACTGGTCGGCCTGAAGCCTGAGATGGCCGGACGCATGCCGCACCAACTCTCGGGCGGACAGCAGCAGCGGGCCGCCATCGCCCGATCGCTCATCGCCGACCCCTCTCTTGTCGTGCACGACGAATCCATTGCCTCACTCGACATTTCGATCCAGGCCCAGATCCTCAACCTCATCGTCGACCTGCAGGACCGGCTGGGGGTCTCGTACCTCTTCATCAGCCACGACCTGGCGGCCGTACAGGCCATCAGTCACCGAATCGTCGTGATGTACCTCGGAGAGATCGTCGAGGCGGCTACGGCCGAGCAGTTCGTGGCGCGTCCCCTGCACCCATACTCCGTCGCACTGAGGGCTTCGGCCCTCACCCCGGACCCCCGGATTGAGCGTCATCGAGAATCCGTGGTGCTCGAGGGTGACGTCCCCAGCCCACTGAATCCCCCGAGCGGATGCCGCTTCCGCACGCGTTGCCCTCTCGCTCAAAAGATCTGCGAAGAGATCAAGCCTGCGCTCGCCCCCGCCGGCGACGGCCGCATGGTGGCCTGCCACTTCCCGGGCGAAGCGAAACTGACGATGCAGGAGCTGCCCCGATGA
- a CDS encoding ABC transporter permease, giving the protein MTAGRITTRLLSLATVLFVVSVLIFMLGTLIPGDLASVLVGQEGATQEQFEEVRQRLGLDQPLIMQYFHWLTSAMQGDLGTSPITGRNVSADLAQQIPVSADLAILTLVFSTLVGVPIGIIAAVHANKRADVVARGVLLTIFSIPVFVIGIVLLLVVSAVAPELSQVSYIPFTEDPAGNLRSMALPVLANTLPFAAMTMQLTRSAMLEVLRNPFIVTARAVGVRSTRIHYLHALRNALPPLVTFLGFQLGVMLGGLIVVEQLFGLPGLGRGLLEAINNRDYPAVTATTMVFAIAFVLINAIIDILYPILDPRQRR; this is encoded by the coding sequence ATGACCGCCGGCAGGATTACCACGCGCCTTCTCAGCTTGGCAACCGTCTTGTTTGTGGTCTCCGTGCTGATCTTTATGCTCGGCACCCTCATCCCTGGCGACCTGGCCAGTGTGCTCGTGGGGCAGGAGGGGGCCACGCAGGAGCAGTTCGAAGAAGTGCGCCAACGGCTCGGACTGGACCAGCCGCTTATCATGCAGTATTTTCACTGGCTCACGTCGGCGATGCAGGGAGACCTTGGCACATCGCCCATCACCGGTCGAAACGTCTCAGCCGACCTCGCCCAGCAGATCCCGGTCTCTGCTGACCTCGCGATCCTCACGCTCGTATTCTCGACCCTCGTCGGTGTTCCCATCGGTATCATCGCCGCCGTCCACGCCAACAAGCGGGCGGACGTCGTCGCCCGCGGAGTTCTGCTGACAATCTTTTCGATTCCAGTCTTCGTGATCGGCATAGTTCTTCTTCTTGTGGTATCCGCGGTCGCGCCGGAGCTGTCTCAGGTGAGCTACATTCCCTTCACGGAGGATCCGGCAGGCAATCTTCGCTCCATGGCGCTTCCCGTGCTCGCGAACACCCTTCCGTTCGCCGCCATGACGATGCAGCTCACCCGGAGCGCCATGCTCGAGGTTCTCAGGAACCCGTTCATTGTCACCGCCAGAGCTGTCGGCGTGCGCAGCACCAGAATCCACTATCTCCACGCGCTACGGAACGCACTCCCGCCCCTCGTCACTTTCTTGGGCTTCCAGCTCGGTGTGATGCTCGGTGGGCTGATCGTCGTCGAGCAGCTGTTCGGGCTGCCCGGCCTCGGCCGGGGCTTACTCGAAGCGATCAACAACCGAGACTACCCCGCCGTCACCGCGACGACCATGGTGTTCGCCATTGCGTTCGTGCTGATCAATGCAATTATCGACATCCTTT